From the genome of Cyanobacteria bacterium GSL.Bin1:
TGGACTTCGCAATACCTTACATCGCTTGCGTGCCTTTTGCTTAGATGAAAAAGAAACGGCAAATATGAGAATTCGAGAACTCGTGTTAACTCTTGAATTTCGTTCTCGGCTTCGGGAGTGGTTGAAAAGTTTATCTCTACAAAATTTACCGGTTTCGACGGTCCGTCAATTGCGGGAGAGTATCCGGGAAGCGATACAAGTTTATCTCCAAGATAAAGGAGCCAATTTACTAGAGTCTTTAGGCAGTTCCATTGATTGGGAAGATGTGGCAGTTTTAATTATTAAACGACTCCAGTCTTCTGGATCTGTGAATCAATCGTTAGAGGTAATTAGTGAAGAGTTATCATTAATTTTAGAACGATACTTAGAAGAAGAATTAGAGACAATTATTACTCAAGTTATCCCCATTTTATCGATTGATGAAGTCATTATTAATCGAGTGAATTCAACGACACCTGAACAACTAGAAACAACTGTTAATTCCATTGTAAAAAATGAGCTGCAAGCGATTGTTAATTTAGGGGGAATTTTAGGATTTATTGTGGGTAGTCTTCAAGCAGGTTACTTTTACTTCAGTTAATTGGATGTAAGGGGATTCGTATAGGACTATTTCATTCTCTAATCTCAAAGGTAATACTCGTCGCGATCGCGCTGCTATGTCACACTAGAACTGACGCAATTTCTCATAGGCAGTGATGAAACTTTTTTCTCTGGAAACAACGCCCAATCCCCACTGCATGAAACTGAATTTAGATCAATCCATTGCTGAAAAGCCAATAACGCTGACAGCAGGAGAGAATGAGGAAGAAAGACTAGCCGAAATTGGTTCTAGCAGCACTCGCAACGCGATCGCGCAATTAATCCAGATTGAAGGAGTGCGAGAAGCGTTTCTCAATGACGACTTTATTGCCCTAATTCGTCAAACGCAAGCGCAATGGGAACCCATTCTCTCTCAAGCGGCTCATATTTTAGGCGTTGCTGAGGGCGCTGATACCGAGTTACTGTCTCAGTCGCAAACCAGTGCTGCGTCTGAAGCGGATCAAACGAAGACAATGGGAGAAGTGGAGATTGCCGTCCTCTACTTTCGTGGCATTCCGACGCAAGTGCGCGCCATTGGCGAAGAAGCCCAAAAACGAGTTGCCATGCCAGATCGCTTTAATGAAGCCATGCAGCGGGTCGTAGAAGCAACGGGGGCTAACTATGTTTTCGAGCGTCACTGGGAACCCTATACCCCCCGTCATGGCGAACCAGAAACGGTGGCGAATATGGTGGCGGAAGAAGTGGCGAGTCTAATTGATGAAGCTGATTTACAACGGATTGAGAACTTAGCAAAAGCCGGAACATCTGGTGAAATCGAAACAACATCAACTCAAGAAACGAGCGATTTACTGCAACAACTCAACCAGAGTGAAGATTGGAAACAACGCTTGAAAGCAATTCAACAACTGGAAATTAATAACGAAACCTTTCCCGCTGTGGTGACTGCCCTCAAAGACGATCGCGCAACGATTCGCCGTTGGGCGAGTGCGTTACTCGGGGCTAGTGAAAGCGATCAAGCTGTCGCCCCGCTGAGTGAGGTGGTTTTGCATGATCCCTCTGTCATTGTCCGCCGAACGGCTGGGGATGCCCTCAGTGACTTAGGCAATGCCCAAGGGATTCCGACCATGTGCCAAGCCCTGCAAGATCGCTCCAAGTTAGTGCGTTGGCGGGCAGCGCGATTTTTATACGAAATGGGAGACGAAAGCGCGATCGCAGCCTTAGAAACAGCGCGTGATCAAGAACCGGAATTTGATGTGCGCTTGGAAATGGCGGCAGCCCTTGATCGCATTACTCGGGGTGAAGAGAGACAACTTCCCATGTGGATGCGTCTTTCTCAAACAGGACCTACGCAGTCGAACGAAACTTCGTTGTTTGAGCAGTAAGTCTGTAACAGTAAATCAAGGTTTTCAGTGCTGAAGTGGGTAAGTCCTGTGTAATATGAAGAATAAAATTTTATTTTTGCTACTCCTGACTCTCATCCCCATAGTCGGGCAATTCCTGGTCCAACCTGTTAAAGCGGAATGGAAGTATACCGAGTGGGGCATGAGTATGGAAGAAGTTCGCCAAGCCTCTGATGGAGCTGCTGTTTCCTTGGAAGAGCCAATGAGCGATGGGGAACAAACAACACTTCTTAAAAGCGATTGGAATTTCAATCAATACTAGTTTGAAGTGCTACTAAATTTTGTTGGCAGTCAACCTAGGCTATCTGAAGTAGTTTTGACATCTCAAGGAGATACTAAAGGTTTGGTTGAAGAATTAAATCAGCGGTTTGGTCGTCCGAGTCGGATAATCGGAAGTTTACAACAGATTGAAAAGCCTCGCCGTTTCACATGTCACATTGATTGAGGAAGAAACCCTTTGCTTGTCCTGAAAATTCTTCATCCAGCGTTAACTCCTTAAGTGATGAAAATTTATCAGTGTTGGTTGATTGGGAAACAGCAACCAACTTTATTCAACTGATTCGCTAGAGTCCAACTGGTGTAACAATTCCGCTGAGACCAGTGCAGGAATAATCAAGTCTGCTTTTGAGTTTAGCTTAATATTTATTTTAGGAACAATTTTTTAGGTGTTAACTATTTTCTGCACGGATTAATAAGTCTTTTAATGAATCCCATCAAATTACTCGGTTTAATTTCCTTTTTATAAGAATACATTAGTTTAACTTAAATAAGCAATTCATTTTGCATACCTGCTTAATGTTCTGTTCTTCTTTTCAGTAAGATTACCTCGTTCATAATTTTTTCTATTAACAGTTAGCAATAGCATTTACAAGAAATTCATAATTGCTATGCTAATGTAGCTGTTGGTAGTATTTTTTTGAGTTTAAGTATCACTGATATTTTTAATATTGGGTGATTCTTTAAATTCAATCAAAATGCATTAGATCACGGCTAATTAAAGGATTGTATTGATAGGTTACAGGATTATTTTTTATGCCAATTTAATGAAAATGTACTGAATTGCAGTCATTCTCTGATTTATCAAATTCAGAGTTTTCAGCGATTCAATTTAGTGCAAAATCATTCAGAATTAGTAGCAATCTATGTGCTTGCTAACCTTTCCAAGTCACATCCTACCTAAGATAAGTTGAGGAGTTTTTTTCAAATGATAAGTTTCAATCCGGAAACAGATTTAATTTCTTTGCATTATGACCATGCTCCAGATAAAGATGATGGACATGCTACTGTTGCCGGCAAAGTTCTTGCGGATACCTACGGATTCGATCATGTTGTAGTAGGTGGAGCACACGGAAAAAATGGAAATCGGTATAATCCAGCATCAGAGTCAGTCATGGATGCTACGTGGGGAGTTGATGGTTGGATCAATGCCCATGACGATCGGCAGGCAGCAATACAAGAATTAGGACAAACATGGCTCGCGACTATTCAAAACGGTGGACAAGTCTTGGTTGCTGAGGGGGGTCAAGCTGACACCAGTCTTGGCGCAGCTGAATACGTCAGTGACAATGGCGGTGACCTTTCTAAAATTAAAATTATTCAACATAGCAATTGGAATATTCAACAATACAGTGATGGCGTTCTCGATGCACTCAACGACCTAGGTGTTGAACACATCAAAATTGACGATGGTAATCGGTCAAATGACACAGCTGACTTGAATACAACTAATTCTTCTGTTTCTAATTTTGTTAGTACAGCCCTTGATTCAAAATGGTCTAATGCTTGGGAAGCTGCTTTTGAGTATTATAATCCCGAAATCAGATTAGATTTTTCTGATACTGTTGAAGTTCTCCATATTCTCAGCATTGGTTTAGATGAAGTAGCTAATGCAACTGACTTTGCTGATTTGTATTTTGATGCTGCTGCTAATTCTGGTAACACTACTCCTACTATGCCGCAAGATGATAGCTCGACTACAGAGGAGGACCCCATCAATGACGACCCCGTTGGGATGCCTGTAACTGTAGAGTTATCTTTAGTTGATAGTGATAGTGACATAGTAATTGGCACTATTACAGACGGCAGCACAATTGATTTAGGACAAGTGGGGTCTGAGGTTAGCCTGAAAGCTAAGCCCAGTGAGCCAGTGAGTCAAGTTAAGTTTGATCTAACCGGTGCTACTGAGATTAATCAAACTGAAAATGTCACTCCCTATGCTTTAGCCGGAGACAGATCAGGTAATTATTTTAGTGCTGGATTAATAGAAGGGGACTATACCTTAACTGTCACTCCCTACGATGTGGATGGGCAAGCGTATGAACCGATTACTACTAATTTCAATGTTGTTGATGATTTAGGATAATCATTTTATTCTAAGCTCCGCTGGGGGGGCGACAAGTCAGCTACAGGGTATAGCTAGTAAAGCTTTTAGCCCATGAGCTTTTTGAAGATGCCAAGCGCGATCTCGCTATAGTTTCATAGTCCTAACCAAATAATGGGAGTTTCAAAGAGTGCAACCTCAGATTTATTGTCAATAAACTTGTCAATAACGTTCCATCTTTGATGGGAAGAAACGGCTAAAAGCTTTGCTTTACCTAGCTTTTAACCCTAGTTGTCGCCCCCCCAGAAGCTCCGTTGATGTTGGTTTTTGCTCCTAAAATTCCTGCCAGATTTAAACTTTAAGGAAATTAAAGAGACTCTCCTGAAAAGTTTCAAACTATGGATTGATTTTGGCGCACTGGGAACGAAAAAGTCCAGTGCGCAAATTACTCAAATTTATACTCAAGATGAATTAATCGGTCAATACGTTCTGGCTGTGGTTAATTTGCCCCCTGGGCAAGTGGCTGATTTTCTGTCAGAAGTTTTGGTGTTGGGGGTGGTTTTAGAGAATGAAGAAGCCGCCTTAATTCAGCCCGATCGCGCTGTAGAATTAGGAAAACGAGTCCTCTAACCCATTGCTAATCTTGTTTGGTAAATCCGAGATCGGTCCCTTTCCCCGCATGAACCAGGGCTAACTTTTCATAGCGTTTGGCATGTTCAATCAAGTCGGCTGCTTCTGTTTCCGAAACTTCGCGCTTGACTTTCGCTGGAATGCCGAGTAGCAGCGATCGCGCGGGCACATCTTTGGTCACCACACAACCTGCCCCAATAATACTACCGCTTCCCACGCGCACCCCATTTAAAACCACCGCCCCAATTCCGACCAAACAGCCTTGTTCAATGTGTGCCGAATGGATCACCGCGCGATGTCCCACTGTCACATAATCTTCTAAAATCGTCGGTTCACCCGGATCGCCATGTAACACAGCACCATCTTGAACATTGGTATGGGCACCAATGGTAATGCTTTCCACATCCCCTCGCACCACTGCACTGTACCAAATGTTGGCTCCCGCCTTAATGGTTACATTCCCCATAACCGTAGCATTAGGAGCAACAAATGCTGCTGCTGATAAATTAGGAGAAGACCAAAATCCTGTCATATCACTCTATTTCTCTTCTGCTTCTGTATCCTGACGAAACAACCAGACCATTAGTGCGATAACGCCGATTTGTAAAGCTAAATTCGGTAGTGTTTCTGTCACATTTTGTCCCGCCGCTAGTTTCGCCACCATGACAAATGCCCCCATTAAACCAGAAGCAGCAAACACCACATAAATTGTTTTCCGTAAGCCACGATAGGGGGCTTTGGCTTCTGCTTGCAAGCGTTTATATTTTTCCGCAGAAAGCTGATTGCGACGGTTTTTCGGAGAGTTAGCCATAAAATAAAAGAAAATTCAGAACAATGGCGAGTATTTCCATGATAAAAGATTGTCTCAGCGCGATCGATCATTTGGGAAAGGGTTATCGCACTGATCAGAAAAAATCGCTTTACTGGTGTCTTGTGGCAGTTCCTTTTCGTCTAGTGGGCTGGATGCAGAAGTCGAACTGCAAATGATCCGTACCCAACCCCAGATCACGGAACAATGGAAGCATCGGCAACTTGCCCTTGATATCTCGATACTCTCAGTGAACTTGCCTCTCAGTTGGATAGCTTGCGAGAATTTGCCCAACTCTGTGCCGAACAAGAAGTTAGCAGCAGTCATGATTTCCTTCCTGATAAAAAGGCAAAACTCGGACTCTATCTCCTCTCCAATCATCATGCTTCTTCTGAGTGATTATTGGTGAAAGAGTTAGGATGGTCAGGCTTTTGATCAAAAGAAGAAAAGTTTTGGATCTCAATGGTTCGATCTGGGAATACAGCATTGATTTCTAATTCCCCTCCCATTGCATTGATAAATCGCCGTAGTGTACTAATAAAAATATCTGTACGGTTCTCAATTTTAGAGATTTCCGCTTGTCCCACATCCATTGTCTCTGCTAAAGTTGACTGGGTTAGAAAAAGGGCTTGGCGAATCTCAGCCAGAGACATCTCTTCCCGAAGTGCAGCTTTCTTCTCTTCAATACGCTGACGTTGTTCCTCAGAAAAGTTTTGAGTTAGTTCTGAAAATTTCCGTGCCATGATTTAATCCCCCAAGTTGTTTAAGTGTTCTTCGTAGAGAGCTTCTGCTTTTCTAATGTACTCTCGATAAAACTGCTTTTCCTTACCTGTTTTATTCCCGCCAATTAGGAGAATAGCAACACGACGAGGGTCGAAAGCATAAAACACGCGGATGGGATTTCCGCCAGATTGAATCCGTAACTCCCGCAAGTGAGAAAACTTGGAGCCTTGGATACCT
Proteins encoded in this window:
- a CDS encoding DUF445 family protein; this encodes GLRNTLHRLRAFCLDEKETANMRIRELVLTLEFRSRLREWLKSLSLQNLPVSTVRQLRESIREAIQVYLQDKGANLLESLGSSIDWEDVAVLIIKRLQSSGSVNQSLEVISEELSLILERYLEEELETIITQVIPILSIDEVIINRVNSTTPEQLETTVNSIVKNELQAIVNLGGILGFIVGSLQAGYFYFS
- a CDS encoding PBS lyase; amino-acid sequence: MKLFSLETTPNPHCMKLNLDQSIAEKPITLTAGENEEERLAEIGSSSTRNAIAQLIQIEGVREAFLNDDFIALIRQTQAQWEPILSQAAHILGVAEGADTELLSQSQTSAASEADQTKTMGEVEIAVLYFRGIPTQVRAIGEEAQKRVAMPDRFNEAMQRVVEATGANYVFERHWEPYTPRHGEPETVANMVAEEVASLIDEADLQRIENLAKAGTSGEIETTSTQETSDLLQQLNQSEDWKQRLKAIQQLEINNETFPAVVTALKDDRATIRRWASALLGASESDQAVAPLSEVVLHDPSVIVRRTAGDALSDLGNAQGIPTMCQALQDRSKLVRWRAARFLYEMGDESAIAALETARDQEPEFDVRLEMAAALDRITRGEERQLPMWMRLSQTGPTQSNETSLFEQ
- a CDS encoding tRNA-binding protein; this translates as MLLKFLPDLNFKEIKETLLKSFKLWIDFGALGTKKSSAQITQIYTQDELIGQYVLAVVNLPPGQVADFLSEVLVLGVVLENEEAALIQPDRAVELGKRVL
- a CDS encoding gamma carbonic anhydrase family protein, whose amino-acid sequence is MTGFWSSPNLSAAAFVAPNATVMGNVTIKAGANIWYSAVVRGDVESITIGAHTNVQDGAVLHGDPGEPTILEDYVTVGHRAVIHSAHIEQGCLVGIGAVVLNGVRVGSGSIIGAGCVVTKDVPARSLLLGIPAKVKREVSETEAADLIEHAKRYEKLALVHAGKGTDLGFTKQD
- a CDS encoding DUF3493 domain-containing protein, whose amino-acid sequence is MANSPKNRRNQLSAEKYKRLQAEAKAPYRGLRKTIYVVFAASGLMGAFVMVAKLAAGQNVTETLPNLALQIGVIALMVWLFRQDTEAEEK
- a CDS encoding XRE family transcriptional regulator, with product MARKFSELTQNFSEEQRQRIEEKKAALREEMSLAEIRQALFLTQSTLAETMDVGQAEISKIENRTDIFISTLRRFINAMGGELEINAVFPDRTIEIQNFSSFDQKPDHPNSFTNNHSEEA
- a CDS encoding addiction module toxin RelE, with amino-acid sequence MWDIEVTDAFEGWWETLTQQEQEDVTAYVELLQERGANLRYPYSSGIQGSKFSHLRELRIQSGGNPIRVFYAFDPRRVAILLIGGNKTGKEKQFYREYIRKAEALYEEHLNNLGD